A region from the Lolium perenne isolate Kyuss_39 chromosome 4, Kyuss_2.0, whole genome shotgun sequence genome encodes:
- the LOC127346836 gene encoding protein FAR1-RELATED SEQUENCE 3-like: MPFAPILGVDNYGKTVVFGVGLLEDERADTFKWLFEEFLAPFLQLSQRKKNLDDKLSLFFAVRGTLKEELRAVIRNSFTPEEFENSWHDLLERHNALGEPHLDRIYDIRAQWVLAYFKERFFPFTSSTGRSESTNSLFKHYVKRKDSIATFFKEYIIIQEKKQSDLDRLREKSEFKESVNWGFNPLEREAMKIYTDPIYGKFAEELRKGTAYNVEVVEEKRLYRVIRVANYRNAEFPRLIYVVSVSSDDDVYKCSCSKMARDGIQCRHVMRVASHIGLTELPVSFINPRWTTAAGIEVARLTERRSNTASQNTHLAVRHAIEMSKISHILSTVCTDDRSYDLFAEGVAELKKAICKDAMERLQTKEKVTRKRKKVDDPVQQDTDNMRHEDREDNNHGHNNEQIHHEKKNSSDKEKMKMSIALIRIHHSQKIQGST; encoded by the exons ATGCCATTTGCTCCAATATTAGGGGTTGATAACTATGGCAAAACAGTCGTGTTCGGAGTAGGACTGCTGGAGGATGAGAGAGCAGACACTTTCAAGTGGCTGTTTGAGGAATTCCT TGCACCGTTTCTGCAACTTTCACAAAGAAAGAAGAACCTGGATGACAAGTTGTCCCTATTCTTCGCAGTAAGAGGGACTCTGAAGGAAGAACTAAGAGCGGTTATAAGGAACTCATTTACTCCAGAGGAATTCGAAAATAGCTGGCATGATCTACTGGAGCGTCATAATGCTTTGGGAGAGCCACACCTGGACAGGATATATGACATCAGAGCTCAGTGGGTCCTAGCATATTTCAAAGAGAGATTCTTCCCATTCACTTCATCGACGGGGAGAAGTGAGAGCACAAACTCCTTATTCAAACACTATGTAAAAAGGAAGGACTCGATTGCAACATTCTTCAAGGAGTATATTATAATACAAGAAAAAAAACAGTCCGACCTAGATCGCCTAAGAGAGAAAAGTGAGTTCAAGGAGTCTGTGAATTGGGGATTCAATCCTCTTGAAAGGGAAGCAATGAAAATCTACACAGACCCAATATACGGCAAGTTTGCTGAAGAGCTAAGGAAGGGTACTGCTTACAACGTTGAAGTTGTGGAAGAGAAGAGGTTATACAGAGTCATTAGGGTGGCTAACTATAGGAATGCAGAGTTCCCCAGATTAATATATGTGGTTAGTGTTTCCTCTGATGACGATGTGTACAAATGCTCGTGCTCAAAGATGGCTCGCGATGGAATACAGTGCCGCCATGTCATGAGGGTGGCTAGTCATATTGGTTTGACTGAGCTTCCTGTCAGTTTCATCAACCCTAGATGGACTACTGCAGCTGGGATAGAGGTAGCGCGATTGACGGAGAGAAGAAGCAATACAGCATCACAGAATACACACTTGGCTGTTAGACACGCAATTGAAATGAGCAAAATATCACACATACTATCTACTGTCTGCACGGATGATAGGTCATACGACTTGTTTGCTGAAGGAGTTGCTGAGCTGAAGAAAGCTATATGCAAAGATGCAATGGAACGCCTCCAGACGAAAGAAAAAGTCACACGTAAGAGAAAAAAGGTTGATGACCCAGTTCAACAAGATACTGACAATATGCGTCATGAAGATAGAGAAGACAACAATCATGGACATAACAATGAACAGATACACCATGAGAAGAAAAATTCAAGTGACAAAGAAAAAATGAAGATGAGCATCGCCCTTATAAGGATCCACCACAGTCAGAAAATCCAGGGTTCAACCTAG
- the LOC127292748 gene encoding uncharacterized protein yields the protein MCMVKSAVPAKKIWLAIAARLGLRPTAGLRNLRKEVRTCEYRDVHVMWEMLREMGSPVVPLEEKEATAAAAVAAAAAARKKKTAWRRFVYYCCAF from the exons ATGTGCATGGTCAAGTCCGCCGTGCCGGCGAAGAAGATCTGGCTCGCAATCGCCGCCCGCCTCGGCCTCCGCCCAACAGCCG GGCTGCGGAACCTGAGGAAGGAGGTGAGGACGTGCGAGTACCGCGACGTGCACGTCATGTGGGAGATGCTCAGGGAGATGGGCTCCCCGGTGGTGCCCCTGGAGGAGAAGGAGGCCACCGCCGCCGCGGCCGTCGCGGCGGCCGCCGctgccaggaagaagaagacggccTGGAGGCGGTTCGTATACTACTGCTGCGCGTTCTGA